Genomic DNA from Rana temporaria chromosome 1, aRanTem1.1, whole genome shotgun sequence:
gcgagtcttgatgggccagatggatgggcccgtggctggattggtaaagggcagagagctccagtccgactcagacgccagcaaggtggaggtggagtactggttcgGGCTggtatcaaagatgagcttgtggggccttttcgggttgaggatggagtcaagctcaactcccagtcctactgccagtttctggaagacaccttcttcaagcagtggtacaggaagaagtctgcatccttcaagaaaaacatgattttcatgcaggacaatgctccagcacacgcgtccaagtactccacagcgtggctggcaagaaagggtataaaagaagaaaaactaatgacatggcctccttgttcacctgatctgaaccccattgagaacctgtggtccatcatcaaatgtgagatttacaaggagggaaaacagtacacctctctgaacagtgtctgggaggctgtggttgctgctgcatgcaatgttgatggtgaacagatcaaaacactgacagaatccatggatggcaggcttgtcagagtgtccttgcaaagaaaggtggctatattggttacggatttgtttttgtttttgaatgtcagaaatgtatatttgtgaatgttgagatgttatattggtttcactggtaaaaataaataattgaaatgggtatatattttttttttgttaagttgcctaataattatgcacagtaatagtcacctgcacacacagatatccccctaaaatagctaaaactaaaaacaacttccaaaaatattcagctttgatatgaatgagttttttgggttcattgagaacatggttgttgttcaataataaaattaatcctcaaaaatacaacttgcctaataattctgcactccctgtaataaTAGGAAACAGATGTCTTCAAACCCCTCCTAAACAGCTCCTCCCATGGCCCCCTTCACCGAAGAAACAAAGATGGCCCCCAAAGACTTTTGAAAGGTGTGCAGTATACCAAGAACAGAagtcacaggggcgtgtaataagggatTATATATGGACTGGCCCATCAGCTGTGCTCATGTGTATGATGTCATGTTGTTTATAAAAGACCAATAAAAAGTCCAGCCCCTTTTTCTCTGATGCTGGACACCGAAAGAACCAGTTTGTTCCTCAGCTCTCTGTGTGCTTTCATAATCTGGgtcaacggcagaatgggttaaGCCCTGAGGTTGTGTCAGGGGTCAATCTATTTcagtatcagggatgtagtggggtcacaatacaagggatatcttatggtatatggttacagtgctgggggaatatctaggatgtagaggggtcagagtgctggggggataatctggggaaagggggggaagctccgcttgtctgcctcctacctacttgatgtctgtttacctgcacagtcTCCATTGTAAGGGCCCCAAAGCATTACTttgtccaggggcccatgatgctattaagacggccctgcttagaggcgcctctcttctcttttatactcggttgtgacatgacactactcttatatcaagacatcgcttgtagatcaagtcaaaatttatttgaaaattttgctcatcttgcaaaacgctctcaaaccaagttctcCATTGTAAAATAATGGCAAAATTCAGTGAGCAAAACAAGACCAATTTATAATAACATATGAGACCAATTTAAAACGCATGGGAACTAAAATATCTTGCTGTAAAGGCCACAGGATATATCAAAATCTTGAGGGTTGTCCAACCTTCCAGCACTCACCAAAGTATTCTATATcggttttgggtggactgaccctttaaacaACTATGTACCAGTGCAGCTTGCGTGTTTaaccaaattacttttttttttaaacgttaatgaaaaagaaaaaatagaaaatctcCAACCACAACAGTAGTGTTACATAAATGtaaattttattataaaaataggaatttaattatataattttctggaataaataaataacaaaaaatgtacacatttaCAAAACCGTTATCAATATAAATAGGACAAATATTAAGTGTCTTTTAGTAAACATAAATTCAGAGTCAttatttttcaatatatatatataaactcatGGATAAAGAGGACGAGGTTTGTTTGGTCAATAGTGACCTGTCCACTTCAGAAGGGCCAGAGAACTGGCAGCAGCAGAGGTGATTGGCTCATTCTTTTACCAGTCACATGAGTGATAAGGACGGTCATGAAAACTGATTGCTGCTACATATGATCCATTGTTGCATAAGATTCCATCAAGCCAGTCACTGGATTTACAGACTTGGTCACCAAGAAAGATCAACTGTTTTCACTTTTTAATGAcaattttatgaaaataaaaactTCTTGGGCAAAGCTAAAATAGCCAATCCTTGTCCAATAGATGTCATATTTCCTTAGACCTGTGCTGAAAGACTTCCATGATACTTATGGACAAATGTAGGTAGTTCCATAAATCTAAAGAGCCTCTCATCACCAAATATGGCATTTATTAACCCCTGTTTGTAAAAAGTCTTACACCTATACCAACCTTCACCTACTCCACATCTGATGTTACCCTTCCTCTCCATGCAGTCAGCCATAGAAAGATAGGAGAGGCAGCAGGTTACTGCTAGTAAGTCAGATGTGTGCAGAATAAAGTCTCTCTTGGATCAAAAGGTTGTCCCTAAAGTTGGCAATATAAAGTAATTGTCAATTTCTAATTCAGGAGTAGGCAAGCTTGGCACTcagctgtggtggaactacacGTGCTATGGGGCACTGCAAGACTCTAAATGCCATAGGCATAACTAAGGTttggagtgccaaggttgcctaAACCTGTTCTAATTTGTCACATTGCATAGGACACAGCTGACATTAGGACTAATGGCTCTTTAATGTGAGAAAATGCAAGTGGAGACAACTAATTATTCATATGCTGAACATAACTGGCCATGAAATAACAAGTATGCAGCAGGTTGAGTTCTGTGCcagtaagagccctttcacactggcagcgcccgaaaaacgctggtaaagcactgctaaaactagTGTCGCTTTACCGGCGATATTATcctccgctagcagccgaataaggggttaaaagcacccacaaAGTGCCGCTGCCAAGGCTCTTTGGCGGCgcttcctattgatttcaataggagggggcgctttaggagtggtgtatacaccgctcctaaagtgcctcaaagaagctgcttgcaggtctttttttgacgtcctgccagctcagcgcctcactggaattgcagatgaggcttttttcaggcgttatttttagtgctaaaagcgcccgaagtgtgaaaggggtcttaatggcaCCTGTCACAGTACACAAAGATATAAGTGCATCACCCTAGGCAGTTTTCTGTCCCCGATTTTACATGAACAAAACACAGTTCTGAGATAATGTTAAAATTCTTCTCTTATTTTATCCTCAGTCCTTGTAAACTTCACACAAATGCAGTACAGAAGCTACCAACCTATTTATGgcctacacatttggtgggataCAAAGATCTTTACTTAATAAAGCAAAGGCAGCATTTATACCAGCGTTTCTCTACCAGGGTTCCTTggtaccctagggttcctccaagaagttccttgagcaatgggaAAATGTTACCTCTCACATAAGTACGGTAACCACTGATCTTTTAGataactgttaagcctcgtacacatgaccgagtttctcggcaaaaaccagcaagaaacttgctgggagatatttttttgccgaggaaaccggtcgtgtgtacattttcgtcgaggaaactgtcgaaactgtcgacgagccaaaaagagagcatgttctctatttccttgatgggaatggagaaaattggcttgtcgagtttctcgacagcctaacaaggaactcgacgaggaaaacgatgtgtttcgcccgtcgagttcctcggtcgtgtgtacgaggcttaatagttgttgggggggggggggggggatttttcccAAGATTTGTAagaagaattcttcccactggccatccCAATAATGGCTTAGATAGATATAATCTATAATAGTCATTAGCAATGACTCCCTGAGGACAAAAAATTATTTCAAGCGTTCTTCCATGTGAAAAAAGCCTGGCGTCTTAACCCAAAACGGCCATTCGCAATCATTGTTCTAACTGCACAAACGGTGAAGAATTCTCATTGGATGCctaatgatcggaatttccgacaagaaaagtttgatgtgagcttttggtcggaaactaTTACCgtatgtatgccccattggactttttctgtcggaatttccgacagcaaaaaattgagagctggttctcaaattttccgacgggaaaagtgcttgtcggaaaatccgatcgtctgtatgcaattccgacgtgcagaAAAACATGCATGCCCGgaatcaagtcgaggcatgctcggaagcattgaacttaatttttctcggctcgtcgtagtgttgtacgtcaccgtgttcgcgacggccggaattttgtgtgactgtgtgtatgcaacacaagtttgagccaacatttagtcggaaaaaaaatccacgcttttctggtcggaatttccgatcgtgtgtacgtggcaatagGTTATATCACTTCATCACTCCATACTGAATAATTTTACTAAAGGTCTTTACATATCCCTACAATTCACTCCCCTAAACACTCACAGACAAAGTCACAGTATATCTCAGAGCACTGCAGGCATCCAAGCACAAAGGGTTGTATTAGATCCCTGAGTGTACTACTTACTTCTGCACCCAGTATTTATATTATTACTCGTTAGGAACACAGCAAAACTGTATAGCTTGTGCAGCTATAGGCCTACTAAGGCACTTCTATGGAGTATCAGTTTCCATCCTCTGTACTGGCAAAGAATCAGCATTGTGAAAGGCAGCACTGTGGCTATATTGCTTCTGCCTAACACATTTAGGTCCCAAGCATGTGCCTAGGAGTCCCAGGATTTAGTCCCAGCCTGATAGCAGCATATTGATCACAGGCAGCCAAAGCCTGTGGATTGTAGTGATCAGATTGgtacaaaagtacaaaaagtgcTGGTCACTGGCAGCATTCAGCGATGTGTTCTAGAAAGTTCTCCCCTAGTCTGTCGTGAAAAACTTGCTGGCACCGGGGACACTGTAGCTCATCCTGTCCTCTTTGTTCAGAGCTAGGGCTTCGCTGTCGTTCCGTGGTGTTTGCTGGGGAAAGCGGTCTTCGGTTTTCAGAATGCTCGGCGGTAAGGCCACGCAGAGGCTCAGGTTTTTTCTGAACGTACATTTTGTTGCGGTTACCGATGTGAATTTGGAACTGGCTACCAACATCTTTGTCATCctttaaaaggaaaagaaaattaagTTACTCTTACACCCTATGAAAATTGAAACTTAAAAATGATTAAGGTCACTGGCGTCAAAAAGCATGGAGGACAGTAGACAGTAAGGAACAGAATTGTGTACCAAGTTTTTCTTGCCCCAGGCCTTTCAACAGTCACATGGGCCAGTGCAGTAGCAGTACTACCACCACCAACCCTGATCATATGGTAGCAGTACTACTACCACCACCCCACCAGTCCTGCTTGTACAGCAGCAGTACTACTACTACCACCAGTGCCGATCctaacctccctggggccctaagcaaaattacatgtcgcATTAAAGTTGAAAagtgggggggctgccgaaaatgacatcttacattatagTGAGAAGCAGGGTGGTtccgacttcttacctcttctcccaagcAGCCagcaaattgagaagtggggtgaggggctgataaggacttctcaccaggcagggcctctagtaatttggggggccctccgcagctttgcggggccccaagcgacttgcatagtgagcctatagggcggatcggccctaaCTACTACTACCAAGTCCTGCTGGTACAATAAATGTTCTACCAGCACTGCTGGTACAGTAGAAGTTCTACCAGCACTAATCTTAAGGTATGATAGCAATACTATTATTACCAGTCCATTTCATACAGTAGCAATATTACTACTACCAGTACTGCTGATACAATAGCAGTACCACCACCACATTGCTGGTACAGTAGCAGGACCACCACCACGAATCTGCTGATATGGTAGCAGTATAAACACCACCAATCATGCTAATATGATGGCAGTACTACTACCACCTCCACTACCATTACTACCAGTCCAGCTCATACAGTAGCAATACTACTATTACTAGTAGCGATGGTACAGAAGCAGTACTACCCACCACTAGTTTAACATTACCCCCACCACCAGTCCAGCTGGTACAGTAGCAGTTTTACCACCAGCAGTCTAGCTAGCAGTACTACCAATACCAATCCTGCTGATACAGTATCAGTACTACCACTGTGGAGTCTCCCAAGTACAGCAACAATACCACCACCAGTCCTGCCTGTTACAATAGTAGGGTCCATAGTTCTTACCTGTCTCCTTCCCTTTTTCTGTAAACATGAAATCTCATCGATCAGCTCCTGAATGCGGCTTTGAGCTCTCTCCCGATCTGCCCTCTCTGATGTGAAGTCATCTTTGTAGACTACCAActttgaagaaaaaaagaaaccacaGTTATTACCAACTCCGCATAAGATACAAATCATAAACTTTTACACTATAAATCATAAAGCTAATTTTAGCATTTCATATATAATGCAGTCCCCTGttttcctgtgtgtgtgtatatatatatatatatatatatatatatatatatatatatatacacacatatacacacacacacacacacacacacacacatacatacatacatacatacataaataaatatacatacacacacttactaatattttttttatttgatttaaaaaaaggtgtggccaTTAATCAGTAATggttcattaacctccctggcggcattattatgtcagatttttacatctcaaagcggtacattgttttgcattgaaatgtggcgttttatattgcaggcctgcaatgcttatgccacgtacagacaataggaaattccgtcaagaaaaccgtggatttttttccccaactgAATTTTGGCTAAAACttttgttgcatacacatggtcacacaaattttGTCTGAAATCccaaccgtcaaaaacgcggtgacgtacaacgagccgagaaaaatgaagttcaataggcagtgtggctcttctgcttgattccgagcatgcgtgtttttttgtgcgtcgcaaattgcatacagacgattggaatttccgacaagaatttttcttgtcagaaaaattgagaaccagctctcaaatttttgctgttggaaattccaacagaaaaagtcagatggagcctacacatggtcggaatttccgaccaaaagctcacatcgaacttttcttgtcgaaatttccgatcttgtgtatgcggcattaggaatAACACACtttaatctgtccaaacaagagtctagtagacttcccgggtatgataaagtttgaaacatgaAAATCAAAAATGATAATATactaaataacaaaaatattataataaaatgtatttaataatgtAGTCAAATCGAAAAACACAGAaatgttctcagttgcagaattgtggctactttcagtgtttgatgacaaatttccccacgaatcgctatcgctcaattctgcaagtgattctaatttattatcgcagttttctagctgctctaaaatcgcttttgacataaagggacactttttggttgccatggacaatgtcaagtttccaggcaaaaagaacagtatatatatatatatgcatgcagggcactggacaaaagggaggtgaaatgatttgatacagtaatgtaatcttacagattacagtgtactgtatgtgttatgtttttttcactttttgaatttggcgtccCCGTGCGTCACAACatttgcagggaacggagcccaGCACAGTGATAGATCGAGCGGAGGACACAGCCCACAGACACTGCGGGGAGACATCCTGGGCACATAGTAAGTAATTttgcctggatcctgtgatgcaatCCCAGAGTgtagctcggggttaccgcttttggtaatgaaaattcacccctcgggaataccaccagggaggttaaagggttaTTCTGAATCTACATGTGACAATAAGCAGACATATCGTGTGTTCTCACCTGCTGTTCCAACATTTGTATCCTCTCCTGGGCAGCGATCCTGGTGCTGGCCATCTCAGTGGCTTCTTGCTGCAGTTTGGTGTTCTCACTTATCTTTTCTTCCAGATGCCTGTTGAGTCTTGAGATCTCCTTCTGTAAGAGGTCTGGGTGTTTGTGTGCGGAGTGTGTATTCTTCGTATGTTCCCTCTGCGCCTTCATCTCCTTCAGTTGTTGGTGGAGACTCTTCACGTACTCCTCCCTGCTGGCATCATACTTCTGCCACTTGGCATTCAAGTCTTCCACCTGGAAGAATAATGACAGTATTGATATATAGTCTGGTGCGCCTTTGTGGAAATCAGGATATTCTAGCAGACATTCAGAATACTTTTAACTAATCAACTTGATATATTAGGGCATTCCagtaaagagaaaaaagaggaagtaCGTTATAAAAATATCACGTTATTTACATAGACTTACATGTGTCACTTTCTGTTTTAATAAACGGTTTTCTTCCTGTAACTTGCTCAGGTTTGCTTCATTCTCACTGTCCTTGTTCAGATTCTGTAAATAGGAGACATCTTTATTTATTTCCAGGATTTATAAAGTGGGAAAAGCACAATTTTTCATTATGCACACCACTCGCAACTACACGACACTCAGTCTACAGCCAGTTCAGGCCAATTACAGGGCGATACCTAGGCTGTCTTTTATGAAATGCTCATTGCCTGGTTGCCACCCTGGCCCAGTGTCCTCATGCTATACTTGCTTGACTAAGAAGTAGCCACATGATCTAGCTTGcctaggtcaggggtgcccaaccagtggcccgcggagccctctgatgtggcccgtgacctcctgctctgggatggaataaaatagaatactgttattaaagctacgtttattactaaaataggtgtatatatgggcatatctgttctgcagtggttactgggctgctttcaaactgatccgcaggtgcagagaagtgcacctgctggttacctgcactgagccatagactgctATTACCCGCATATTTGGTGTCCTGAGAGTAGAgggggctctatagagccgagtgggctgccatccactctctccgctcattgtggcccgcgaccagttaacaagtcg
This window encodes:
- the TNIP2 gene encoding TNFAIP3-interacting protein 2, which gives rise to MSSISDGSTDALVARFKLLEETVDKLHRENRSLTAKLKSYNMLSTFYHEARQQNKTLNRQLADKEVLITRLRDGGQYTPSKGLEEHLLLEPSKSLVDSLVGQLSSMRNQLKETERICQEKVGTLNQEIQRLHQQLEERDQQIEKVSSWPSHEKEMEIFRLQRSLAEKERVQATSEVLCRSLSDETNQLRCKLTATAEMCQQLVTCLEDAHRKNGGPPQEQQNLNKDSENEANLSKLQEENRLLKQKVTHVEDLNAKWQKYDASREEYVKSLHQQLKEMKAQREHTKNTHSAHKHPDLLQKEISRLNRHLEEKISENTKLQQEATEMASTRIAAQERIQMLEQQLVVYKDDFTSERADRERAQSRIQELIDEISCLQKKGRRQDDKDVGSQFQIHIGNRNKMYVQKKPEPLRGLTAEHSENRRPLSPANTTERQRSPSSEQRGQDELQCPRCQQVFHDRLGENFLEHIAECCQ